From Sardina pilchardus chromosome 9, fSarPil1.1, whole genome shotgun sequence, a single genomic window includes:
- the ripor3 gene encoding RIPOR family member 3, producing the protein MSVKLRFEFPAETGMVQRSRSFTGYGSVRGRRRAPSVRSSLRTKALSGKSPRMTSRINSNIWGQQPEQVDKIFQALRKGLKEYLECHQTELDFLSSQQRDTKRNSRLAFLYDLEKEIRALERYIRRLEFHISKVEELYESYCIQWRLCKGAMNMKRAFSLSPSSRASRESLMELNRSHRVSLEDMCVVEGELEILLGELQIKMKGLIGFARLCPGDQYEVVIRLGRQRWRIRGRIQADDRQHWDEEEMIFLPHIHENFEIKVTEAKGLGSSLVGMVTCKSADFFMARPQLMVVDITELGTIKLQLEVIWNPFDSGEMRPLVSSASRLSLPSRKGSVYSWTPPNTPSFTEKYFISMVRQMQDQEGGSFSLGSRESRGVSLLSYLSDASPAFERASQTHMSKQSSLHLNTDDDISKSLPEEGDDDDDDDSVWRNDDPDTGPSSPDDTDRRDSILLFQRSSTPDILRQNGGGGGGEVQVTRALGPADAESSLDTSRDTDAEVGSQVEPQVCGGLEEPEEEPEEEQAPAQPEVSPAQRKAVAQRVSTLLSALSAALEEEGCTETQLRDLGKQSRHFHNVLKRDLRMFKTSSTETLAVEEVLGSFDFLSTDFNADDISCMGSVRLKDTGISSFKETTLRSLGLLSEEDSPRTEPESGDAIPLSTGSFGLDQSLETHLSICAVLLRALRGSDSDLVRKDILEELSRQLEVLEKIGKLSLGKIDDFSVQDILPAGAQKQRSLQALWEDCSGPESPFCCSADTFARSLRKRFIHKVKAKQPGQSDAVFLQLLQQIQASCRMVPTVLINTDRITVFQFFTYLNRWALTDFGEHISRLSKEVYLLSALESPKRRRALKKIRGRRIAELQPLGRTLRLVAGLQTDSNHKVAQAAASCLCRMYGFKALRAKAVVYYTEVLKDSDIRVQRAACLALKCLKATESAEQVAELCRLTDEDLRNAAKETVLSFGKKGYTAFQRMEKICSELQEDAYQNLETEITIL; encoded by the exons ATGTCTGTGAAGTTGCGGTTTGAGTTCCCTGCAGAGACCGGCATGGTACAGAGGAGTCGCTCCTTCACCGGCTACGGCTCGGTGAGAGGCAGACGCAG GGCCCCCTCCGTGCGCAGTTCGCTCAGGACCAAAGCGCTGTCAGGGAAATCTCCCAGGATGACCAGCCGAATCAACAGCAACATCTGGGGTCAGCAGCCAGAGCAGGTGGACAAGATCTTCCAGGCCCTACGGAAAGGTCTCAA GGAGTACCTAGAGTGCCATCAGACGGAGCTGGACTTCCTGTCCTCCCAGCAGAGGGATACTAAGAGGAACTCCAGACTG GCTTTCCTGTATGATTTAGAGAAG GAGATCCGTGCTTTGGAGCGATATATCAGAAGACTGGAGTTCCACATCAGCAAG GTTGAGGAGCTGTACGAGTCGTACTGCATCCAGTGGCGCTTGTGCAAGGGTGCCATGAACATGAAgagggctttctctctctcaccgtccAGCCGTGCGTCCAGAGAGAGCCTGATGGAGCTGAACCGGAGCCACCGAGTCAGTTTGGAG GACATGTGTGTAGTCGAGGGGGAGCTGGAGATTCTCCTGGGAGAGCTGCAAATCAAAATGAAAG GACTGATAGGCTTTGCGAGACTCTGTCCAGGGGATCAGTATGAG gtggtgatCCGGCTGGGCAGGCAGCGCTGGCGGATACGGGGGCGCATCCAGGCCGACGACAGACAGCActgggatgaggaggagatgatTTTCCTCCCACACATCCACGAGAACTTCGAGATAAAG GTGACAGAAGCGAAGGGCTTGGGCTCCAGCTTGGTTGGCATGGTTACGTGTAAAAGCGCAGACTTCTTCATGGCCCGGCCTCAGCTGATGGTTGTGGACATTACAGAGCTGGGCACCATCAAACTGCAGCTGGAGGTCATATGGAA TCCGTTTGACAGTGGAGAGATGCGTCCCTTGGTGTCCTCTGCTAGCCGCCTGTCCCTGCCCAGCAGGAAGGGCTCGGTGTACAGCTGGACTCCGCCGAACACGCCCAGCTTCACGGAGAAGTACTTCATT tcCATGGTGCGGCAGATGCAGGATCAGGAAGGAGGCTCTTTCTCCTTGGGCTCCAGGGAGTCCAGAGGTGTGTCTCTGCTCAGCTACCTGTCCGACGCTTCGCCGGCCTTCGAGAGGGCCAGCCAGACGCACATGAGCAAGCAGAGCTCGCTCCACCTCAACACGGACGACGACATCTCCAAGAGCCTCCCCGAGGAaggggacgacgacgacgacgacgacagcgTCTGGCGAAACGACGACCCGGACACGGGCCCGTCGAGCCCGGACGACACCGACCGGCGCGACTCCATCCTCCTGTTCCAGCGCTCCAGCACGCCCGACATCCTGCGGCAGaacggaggcggcggcggcggagaggTGCAGGTGACCCGGGCGCTGGGGCCGGCCGACGCGGAGAGCAGCCTGGACACCAGCCGGGACACGGACGCGGAGGTGGGCTCCCAGGTGGAGCCGCAGGTGTGCGGGGGTCTGGAGGAGCCCGAGGAGGAGCCGGAGGAGGAGCAGGCCCCGGCGCAGCCCGAGGTCAGCCCTGCCCAGAGGAAAGCCGTGGCCCAGCGGGTCAGCACCCTCCTGAGCGCCTTGTCCGCAGccttggaggaggagggatgcacagagacacagctgAGAGACCTGGGGAAGCAGAGCCGACACTTTCACAACGTCTTAAAA AGGGATCTCAGAATGTTTAAGACGTCCTCCACTGAAACGCTGGCGGTAGAGGAAGTCTTGGGGAGCTTCGACTTCCTGTCCACAGACTTTAACGCAGACGACATCTCTTGCATGGGCAGTGTGCGGCTCAAGGACACAGG GATCAGCTCGTTTAAGGAGACCACACTGCGGAGCCTGGGGCTCTTGTCAGAGGAAGACTCCCCGCGGACCGAGCCGGAGAGCGGAGACGCCATCCCGCTGAGCACCGGCAGCTTCGGTCTCGACCAGAGTCTAGAGACCCACCTGAGCATCTGTGCTGTACTACTGAGG GCACTGAGGGGTTCTGATTCTGACCTTGTGCGCAAGGACATTCTGGAAGAGCTATCAAGGCAACTGGAGGTGCTTGAAAAAATTGGCAAGCTGTCCCTTGGGAAGATAGATGACTTCTCAGTACAAGACA TCCTCCCCGCTGGCGCCCAGAAGCAGAGGAGCCTGCAGGCCCTGTGGGAGGACTGCTCCGGCCCGGAGTCCCCCTTCTGCTGCTCCGCCGACACCTTCGCCAGGAGCCTCCGCAAGAGGTTCATCCACAAGGTCAAAGCCAAGCAGCCGGGACAGTCAGACGCAG TGTTTCTGCAGCTGCTCCAGCAGATTCAGGCCAGCTGCAGAATGGTTCCCACCGTCCTGATCAACACCGACCGCATCACGGTCTTCCAGTTCTTCACTTACCTCAACAGATGGGCTCTCACAGACTTTGGAGAGCACATCTCGCGCCTCTCCAAAGAAG TGTACTTGCTGTCAGCCCTGGAGAGTCCTAAGAGGAGGAGAGCCCTTAAGAAGATCCGGGGCAGACGCATCGCCGAGCTGCAGCCTCTCGGCCGGACCTTGCGACTGGTAGCAGGGCTGCAGACAGACTCCAATCATAAGGTCGCCCAGGCCGCGGCCTCCTGCCTCTGCAGAATGTATGGCTTCAAGGCCTTAAGGGCAAAA GCTGTGGTTTATTACACGGAGGTCCTGAAGGACAGTGACATCCGAGTACAGAGGGCAGCCTGTCTGGCTCTGAAGTGCCTGAAG GCAACTGAGAGTGCAGAACAGGTGGCTGAACTGTGTCGCTTGACTGATGAGGACCTTCGGAATGCGGCCAAAGAGACCGTCCTATCATTCG GTAAGAAAGGATACACTGCATTTCAGCGGATGGAGAAGATTTGCTCCGAGTTACAGGAGGATGCTTACCAGAATTTGGAGACCGAAATCACAATATTGTAA
- the blcap gene encoding bladder cancer-associated protein, giving the protein MYCLQWLLPVLLIPKPLNPALWFNHSMFMGFYLLSFLLERKPCTICALVFLAALFLICYSCWGNCFLYHCHDSPLPDSAHDPNIVGT; this is encoded by the coding sequence ATGTACTGCCTGCAGTGGTTGCTCCCAGTCCTGCTCATCCCTAAACCTTTGAATCCAGCATTATGGTTCAACCACTCCATGTTCATGGGCTTCTACCTGCTCAGCTTCTTGTTGGAGAGGAAGCCGTGCACCATTTGTGCCTTAGTGTTCTTGGCAGCACTGTTCCTCATCTGCTACAGCTGCTGGGGAAACTGCTTTCTCTACCACTGCCACGATTCTCCACTGCCGGACTCTGCACATGATCCTAATATCGTTGGCACCTAA